CCTGTCAGTCGTAGTACACGGTGTCAGACTGAACGTTCTGGAGTTCTCAGGACAGGCAGGACTGGAGTGGACAGGAATTGCATACGAACCATTTAAAGTAAACGATAAAATTATTAAATAGTATTTAATTAAAGGAGAAAAATTATGAATTTAGCATTTGTTGGAATGGCAGCTGCACTTGGTTTATCTGCTTCAGGATCAGCATTCGGTGCAGGATTTGCAGGACAGGCAGCAGTAGGAGCATGGAAAAAGTGTTATGCAAGTGGAAAACCGGCACCGTTCATCATGATCGCGTTCGCTGGAGCACCTCTTACACAGACAATCTACGGATTCCTTCTTATGAACTTTATCAAATCAGCAGTAGAAGGCGGAGCAGACGCAGGACTGGCACTTGGTGTTGGTATCTTCTGTGGACTCGCAATCGGACTTTCAGCATTATTCCAGGGTAAATGTGCCGCTGGAGCATCTGATGCATTAGGAGCAACCGGAAAAGGTACAGCTAACTACTTCATCGTAGTAGGTATCGTAGAGACAGTAGCCCTCTTCACATTGGTATTCGGCTTACTGCTCTTAGGTTAATAAAAAACAGAATACAGAAAAATTTGAGCGGAACAGCAATTGCTGTTCCGCTTTTTTTCTTTCTGCATATGATAAAGCAGATGAATTTTGTGGGAGTGTATGAACATGGATGAAAAACTTCCTTACTATATGGCGTATCCAATGCCGCTATTATATGATGATGAGCGT
The sequence above is drawn from the Dorea formicigenerans genome and encodes:
- a CDS encoding ATP synthase subunit K (produces ATP from ADP in the presence of a proton gradient across the membrane; the K subunit is a nonenzymatic component which binds the dimeric form by interacting with the G and E subunits), translated to MNLAFVGMAAALGLSASGSAFGAGFAGQAAVGAWKKCYASGKPAPFIMIAFAGAPLTQTIYGFLLMNFIKSAVEGGADAGLALGVGIFCGLAIGLSALFQGKCAAGASDALGATGKGTANYFIVVGIVETVALFTLVFGLLLLG